Genomic segment of Prionailurus viverrinus isolate Anna chromosome B4, UM_Priviv_1.0, whole genome shotgun sequence:
TTGACTTCTTAAATTACCATTTAAATGAAGAGAAGTCATTGAAAACTTCACCAAGCAACTTAAAACATATGTCtgataagaagaaaaacatatatacatgaaTGTACAATGAATAAAAAAGTTTGTCTTTCATTACTTTATTCGCTGTATTCTGGGGAACCCTTTGTCTAAGGACAACGGGGTTCTCTgccacatatatatttcattgtgTTATCACAATTGGTACTGCTTATTCTCTTGTGAAGCATGAAGGCACACATTCCACTTCCTTCAATATTGAACCTGGAACAAAATAAGGAGATTAATTATTTACCGAACCTCATGAAAACTAACTGGGCACAGCCTAAAATATGTAACTTTGCTGATTATGTTTCAAAAGGTGCaatgtagaggtgcctgggtggctcagttggctaagcgtccagcctcagctcaggtcacgatctcacggttcatgggtttgagccccgtgtcgggctctgtgctgacagcccggagcctggagcctgcttccgattctgtgtctccctttctctctgcccctcccctgcttgccctctgtatctctctgtttTCTCGAACAGATTTccattctcaaaaatgaataaacactaaaaagaaagaaagaaagaaagaaagaaagaaagaaacaaaaccaaaccaaaatgcGTAATGCAAAAGGAATAGAGGGATGAAACGAGCTGCTTCTCTCTATTTCAACCTCCAAAGTTCTCCCCAggatgggagggtgggaagaaACGAACACCAGGCAACTTTACTGCAATAACAACAAAGAATCCTGGAACTTTATGGCGTTTTATAATGTAGTAAACATGGAAAATCACTTTGTGAAGGGTTAAATTCTTCTTTTCATACACTGAaataagaataagtaaataaatatattcagccTTTTAAAGATCACATACAGGGAGAGTGTGACTGATATTTTATTGAATCCCCCTGCACACACTTAAAACACTGATATATCTTAAGGCTGAAGTAAGTGTTCCCTGATCCATTTTTTGAAACCATGACCATAGTAATAGTGAAATAAGGATTCTTCACTTGATGGACTATGACAGATgtaaataatcataaataaaatatttagaaagggtTTTCTAAGCTCTTAGGTCACATAAAACACACGAAATTGAAAActcagaatgagaaaaaagaaaaagagaatgttgTTAGGATAAATACCTGGGTATATGGCAACTGAAATGCTTTTAGCCCttcatttttgaggaactttGTAAGACTGGTGTAAActctcctaatttctttttttttaaatttttttttaacgtttattcatttttgagagaaagagagagacagagcagggaaggggcagagagagggagacacagaatccgaaatgggctccaggctctgagctgtcagcacagagcccgacgcggggctcgaactcacgaccgtgagatcatgacctgagacgaagtcggccacttaaccgactgagccacccaggcgccccgagaagttcaagaattttaaacaaaggtctattatttaaaaatagagcatacattggggcacctgcatggctctgtgtctccctctctctctgcccctccctggctcgtactctgtctctctctgtctctctctctcaaaaataaataaacattaaaaagatttttttaaataaaaaaaaattagagcgtacattttctctttctcactcattCCCTTCCATTTCAGGCCACTAGTGTGTGTGGTAAGTGTAAGCTTGAGTATACTTTCTCAGACTCCCCTATCAATGACAGACCCCCAACAAACAAAGGCAAAACCCCAAGAGGAAATAGTCAAAGATCAAACTAGTTTGATTTTTCTCTAGTCTAGGATAAAAACAATACTTGGGGTACACATGTCGTATATATAGTCCAACTTACCTTATAGAAGTAGATGTTGATATTTAATGCCAAACTCCGACTAAAGACTGTATATTTGTCTGAATATGGCATCCATATATTGACAGCCTTTGGGGACATAATGTGGAGGCAACTATAGGGGTAGCTGATTATAGACTCAGAATCCTTACTATACTTAACACATTCAATAATAAATGCCATGAAGGCTTACCAATTGCTGAATGCATCTCCATTTACCCACATCCAGGGTGTGCTTGCATTGAGTTTTTTCAGTCCAATCCAATAGGAAGAAGTTCCCAGATGGGGCATCAACATTTCCTTTTATGAAATACAGGGTGTTATAATGGATCTCTCCTAGTTTTCTCATTCTCATTACCTCTAACGCTATGGTCCTTCTTCGGGCCCATTATCCTCTTGCTAGGGTTATCCCAATAGCTTTGTAGCATGGCACTCTGCTTTTGTATTTGCCACTCATTAGCTCATCACAGCAAAGCAAACGATTCTTTTAAAACTCAAGTCAGATCATGTCTCACTTTTGTTCATAGTTCTGCAATATCTCCCTAATTTTACTTGGAGGAAGACCAAAGTATTTACAATAGCGTCCAAGACCCTAATCATCCACATTCCTCACTCACTCCCTCATGCTAGGCACattggctgttttgttttgttttgttttttctggtccTTGAATATTCCAGGCATACACCTACCTTAAGGTCCATGCTCCAGATGTTTCTTCTTCTTGGGAAGCTTATCCCCCAGATATTCCTCCAACCAACTCTCTTAACTACTTTACAGTTTTGCTCAGTGCCATCATCTCAATGAAATAAGACTATCTTACTTGCAGCCTATCCACCTAGGACACTCATAATATTgcttatgtatctatctatatatctatatctatatctatatatctatatctatatctatatatctatatcataccatatatcatatcatatcatatcatatatatcatatccataaatcatgtatatgtatataagaatTTACTACCTTCTAAAATACTAtgtaatttaatatatgtattacaaTTATGTTTTATTCCCTTTTGCTTCCTTTGGAATCTAAGCTCCATAAAGGcaaaagtctttgttttgttgactGATCTATCACACCCTTGAAGTATACTTGTCATATAATAGCTAGTcaataaattaaatgagatttatATTGTGAAAGAGAAATCTAACCACTTCATTCTTGGAGTTGAATATGGCCAGAGATCCACGATAGGCTTTGCAGTTTTCTTGACCCTCTATCCAAGTTTTTGCACGTTCAGATTGAAAGAAGCAATTATTACTGATTTGGTTCCAGTCTTGTGGACATATAGTTTCATCCTCAGAGCATGTATTGTCATTAAGTATCTTTGGCTTTTTAACTAAAATTAACAcaatggtagaaaaaaaaaatgaagaaagtataGGACAAAGGAAGAGTCTCACATTTAGGGTAAAAGATATATTTCAGattgagaaaatgtattttactttCATATTCAATTCAAATGATTTAACTTCAGACCTCagctcaaaaaaagaaaagatcaagaaCATAGAATGAAAGAAATCGGCATTGAAGAATGAAGgtgtatgtataatttaagattagcaataatggggcgcctgggtggcgcagtcggttaggcgtccgacttcagccaggtcacgatctcgcggtccgtgagttcgagccccgcgtcgggctctgggctgatggctcggagcctggagcctgtttccgattctgtgtctccctctctctctgcccctcccccgttcatgctctgtctctctctgtcccaaaaataaataaacgttgaaaaaaaaaaattaaaaaaaaaaaaaaaaaaaaaaagattagcaataataaacaaataaacatccaGAAACTAATCTTTAGCCAGTTTCCTCCCATTTTTTATACTACTGGCATTTTCTCtattcatccatttctttcctATTCACCCACTTCCTTTCCACTGTAAATAAACCAATTGTCTATATCCATAGCATCAGAGGGGTGGTTTCCTATTGCTGACTTAGTTGAAACTTGACTGTCTTTCAAGAACAACATTCCCACAGGAGTTGGAGGTGTTCCTTTGTTCTTAAGCACAAAAGAATGCAGGGAAATAAAGATCAGGATTTTACGAGCTTTCTACCatccactttttattttccaacttaCTGCAACTAGATTGATGAAGTTACTTGTTAAGGTATAGCCCTGAGAAACAGAAGGCTCACCAAAAGGACACCTCTTCACATCTGAAATATATGACGGGTTTATAGTCAGGCCTATGAATGAGAGAATCTtcaaatgggaaagaaaacagcAGTGTAGGACTATTCATATGAGCCCCGGTATAAAAACCAAGTGGAAAAATCAGGTCACCAAAATTATCTGAAAGTATCAAGCTCAAAATGATGTTAAAGTTTGGTGTTGAAATAAAAAGCTTGTACAAAACTCAAGTGTTTGGTTCAGAACCTGGGTCACCAGAAAACCAAGTTTTGTCGTTcatacactcattcattcattcgacaacTATCAGTTGAGTTTCTATCATGTGGCAGATATTTTTGTAGCTCTAGGAATACGACAGTGtatatgcaaaaaagaaaatccttgcTTTATGGGACTTGCATGTCTACTGTATTATATAGTTTGTCATAAAATATATCAGAGTGAAGGCGATTAGGATTATTGGTGGAAAGACTTGCAATTTTAACACAGTAGTCAGGATAGGATTCAATCAGAGGTTAATATTTACTAAAAGTTTGAACCAACTGAGCTAGTGAGGAATATGCACATATAGGGGGAGATTTTcccaagcaaagaggaaaaagaaaaaaacaaaaaacagtacaaAGGACCAAGGTGAAGTGCCTGGCTTGTTAATAAAAGGGTGAGGATGCTTGaaggtgcccggatggctcagtcggttgagcgtccagctttggctcgggtcacgatctcacagtttgtgggtttaagccccgcatcgggctctgtgctgacggctcagagcctggagcctgttttggattctgtgtctctttctctctctctctctctctctctgccctccccagctagcactctctctttctcaaaaacaaataaacattaaaaagttaaaaaattttaaaagagagagagagtgaggatgCTGGTACAACTGAAGACGACTGAGTGAAGAGGCAAGTAAGTAGCGGGGGATGAGATCACAAAGGTAATTGGGTGACTGGACCCAACAGAGCCTGGAGGCCATCTGCAAGAATGTGGCATTACTCCAACTGAATGAAAAACCAATGCAGCATTTTAAAGAgatctgatttgttttttaaaaaatgtgtttaaaatatattgtagAAGTGTACTAAGCAGTACGGTGGCCACTAGCTACACGTGGCTATCAATCATTTGAAATGTGGCCCGTCCAATTCCAAATGTCCCAGAAGCATAAAATACACATGGAATATCAACAACGGActacaacaattttttaaatatcatgaaTGATTAATCTATTGATACGTGGTGAGGTGATAATATACTGACCATACACTTGTTAACCTGAATTTTTCAGGAGGCAATAATCAAGCAGAAGCATTGCTGTGGAATCAAAGAGTTGCAATTCAGGGTACACAGACTTGAGTACAATCCAAAATAGCATCCCACTTGGGAACAAAAGTCAGGGGTTCTTTAAGATGAGAGAGcaatgttttttgctttgtttttttaaatattttattttattttattttattttatttttgaaggagagagagagacagagcatgagcgggggaggagcagagagaaggagacacagaatccgaagtaggctccaggctccgagcggtcagcacagagcccgatgcggggctcgaacccacaaactgcgagatcgtgatctgagctgaagccggacgctcaaccgactgagccacccaggcgccccgagagcatATATTGCTTACGAAGAATTTTAATTGGTGCTGGTAGCTAAAAATTAATCTTGGCTAAGCACAGGTGGTTTGTCACTGAACAAAAGTCCATTACTGTAGCACATCGCAGGTGTTCTGGTGGAGTCCTTGGACTATTTGGGGTTTGGCCCAGTTCAGCTGTTCAGGAGGACGTGCATAAGGCCCACCTCCTTAATGACCTCCTGGATGCCTTTTAAAACACCTTGACATAAATGACCCCGTGTTATTTCAGTTTTCACACTGggttaaatacaaaatacaattaaaccaattttcatttgtttttgactttCTTAGTGGGgcttctaaaatataaatgtcGTCTGTGAAGAAGCCAGTAAATTAGGTAGAAAGCATACCGTGCGGCAACACAGAAGTTGCCAATGAACTTGAAAGACAAATTCAGTAGACAGAAAAGGAAGTGGAAACTGACCACAGTACGTTTAACAGAAAATGGGAAgatagaatttagaaaaaaattagcaaaaaattCAAGGTGGTTGctgtaacagaagaaaaaaaagaaagaaattggtaGGTAAAGAAGGAGTAAGGgctaatgaattttattttctatttctttttatttatttttatttaaaaaaaaatttttttaacatttatttatttttgagacaaagagagacagagcatgaacgggggagggtcagagagagagggagacacagaatcggaagcaggctccaggctccgagccatcagcccagagcctgacgcggggctcgaactcatggaccgtgagatcgtgacctgagccgaagttggacacttaaccaaccgagccacccaggcacccctgaattttattttcaaggtaaGAGAGATATCACCATCATGTATTGCTGATGGAGACGTTTCAGTTGAGTGTGAAAAAACTATAATGTAGGAGAGAGGGGAATATTACCCGAGTAATATAACTGATCGGTGAGAGGCTATAGAATCTAGTGTGGGGCATGAATACTCCACCTACAGTACCAGGAATCTAGGGTAGATGGGTAGGGATAGAGGTAAAAAAGTAGATGTGGTCATGGGAGTCTTTGGGAGTTTTCTAGTCATTGTTATAACTGATGAGGTAAAACGAAAAGCAAAACATAGACTCGAGagtgaagatgaagaaaaaggcaTGAAAGGtctggagagaaaagagaaagtataaaataatCATGTATGGGAGAGAGTTAACGCAGTAGCGAAAACGTGATACGACTGTCAGTCCTCACTCCAATTTTTTGAACTCTTATCACAGTTATTCCTGGTGTGATTCTCTAACActcgtgttctttctctcatCAAAGGCACTCTCTCCTAAATACCTACTTGACCTTAAGTTTCAGCGCAAATACCCCTACCTTCATAACGTCTTACCTACCAAGCGCAGATTCAtaatctccttttcttcctcttcacatTGAACATACTtgtatttaacaattattttacaGTTACTATTGGCATAGATGCTTGTTTCTTCCATCAAGTATTAATTCCTTTCAGGCCAAAATCCACCCCCCCAcaccaccttttcttttctttctttcttctttctttctttctttctttctttctcttttttttttttttttcatcttggtaACATCATCACCTAGCACCGTGCCTGAAGTTCAATAGATATTAAGACAACGAACATTCTAGAAGGCAAAGCAGATGACTGGGTTTGAAAAACAATGAGATGGCTCTGGCAAGGAGAATGCTTTCTGATTCCAATTGTTCAATGCCAGGGAAGAAGAACAGGCTAGTAGTCACTGGTACCAGACTGAATCAATGATAATACAATGAACATAGTTTTAGCAGAAATTGTTTACTTACATTTTCTAGGAAATTCTAACATTACCCACAGAAGTAAAGCGATGCCTCCACATATACTTGATATGACTAGCATTTTCTTTGTTACTATACCTAGGGAAGATGCATATCATTGTTTATCttctagagaaaaataaacaacaagcaaacaaacagaaaactcgcgtgagatttgtctttttctctaccTGCTCTAGGTGCTTTACAACCCAGCAACTGGAAaatgggagaaggagaaagggtaCTAAGAGCTGGACCTTTTCAGCAGCAAAAGTCTCAGCAGTGCTTGGCTTCCACTTTTTGGCGCCATTTCTGACCATTATTTTATTGACTCAGTGCTCTTGCCCCGGTTCCAGAATAGAAAACCAAACTTCATCCTGGGACTTTTTAATGAATTTCTGCCTcttctaagaaggaaaaaatcGGGTGCAGAGGGGTGGATCCACCGTTTCTTTgaatcctttgttttattaatgatgCCTGCTTTTATTTCAGGGCCAGGTTATGGACAATTAAAGAAACACTGCTCGGACTGCAAGCTGGGATCCAGAAGGGAGGGTAGGCTAATCATGGGAGAGCTCAGTTCCTGT
This window contains:
- the LOC125170335 gene encoding early activation antigen CD69-like isoform X2, whose product is MEGSRAEHSDGTDGMQAMEQKVTRPVKKPKILNDNTCSEDETICPQDWNQISNNCFFQSERAKTWIEGQENCKAYRGSLAIFNSKNEVEMLMPHLGTSSYWIGLKKLNASTPWMWVNGDAFSNWFNIEGSGMCAFMLHKRISSTNCDNTMKYICGREPRCP
- the LOC125170335 gene encoding early activation antigen CD69-like isoform X1 is translated as MEGSRAEHSDGTDGMQAMEQKVTRPGIVTKKMLVISSICGGIALLLWVMLEFPRKFKKPKILNDNTCSEDETICPQDWNQISNNCFFQSERAKTWIEGQENCKAYRGSLAIFNSKNEVEMLMPHLGTSSYWIGLKKLNASTPWMWVNGDAFSNWFNIEGSGMCAFMLHKRISSTNCDNTMKYICGREPRCP